The Klebsiella aerogenes KCTC 2190 region TGTCACCAGTTGACCCATAGCGACGCTGAAGGCTACGCCGCCTGCTGCGAAGCGCTGGCGGCGGCAGACCTGCGGGGAGAGGTCGGGCAAATTGCGATTCCGATGCTGATTATTGCCGGAGAAAGTGACCCTGTCACCACTGTCGCCGACGCTAACTTCCTGCATCAGCAGATTGCCGATTCCCAGGTGGTGGTGCTGAGCGCGTCGCATCTGTCGAATATCGAAGCGCCAGCCGCCTTTAACGCCGCGCTGAACGGCTTTTTGCTGGGGGAGCAAAATGGAAGATAAACAACGTTACCAGCAGGGAATGGAGGTTCGCCGCAAGGTATTAGGCGATGCTCACGTTGACCGTACGCTGCAGAACCTCACGCCGCTGAATGAGGAGTTTCAGGATTTCATTACCCGTTACGCCTGGGGAGAAACCTGGACGCGTCCGGGGCTCGATCACCATACCCGCAGCATGATCACTATTGCGATGCTGATTGCGCTCAACCGCGAGGCGGAACTTAAGATGCATCTGCGCGCCGCCTTTAATAACGGCGTGACCCGTGATGAGCTGAAAGAGTTGATTATGCATTCGGCGCTGTACTGCGGCTTACCGGCGGCAAACGCCACGCTGCACCTTGCGCAGCAGGTGTTTGCCGAGATCGACGCCGCGCAGGCGTAGGGGGCGGCGCATTGCGCCTTGTCCGGGCTACTAAATCGCACGGCGCTGTAGCCCCGGTAAGCGGTAGCGCCACCGGGGATTTTGAGTTGTAGGCCGGATAAGCGCAGCGCCATCCGGCATTACCTGGTGACGCTGCGTTGGCGTAGGATGACGTTATCTGTCGCCTTCCTGCGGCGCGACGGCCGGGGCGGTATACCAATCCTCTTTGGCGACCACCACCGCGCCTTTCGGTTGCATGACAAAATTGGGCGACATAATCTGCACGCCAAATTCGTTAAACACATCGATAATGCTGCTGTGCAGCGCGTTGCGCCCCTCCGGCAGCGTCGTTTCCGGTAACAGCCGCACCTGCAGTTCATACGACGTATACCAATCGAGCAATCCCAGTTTGCGAACCACCGGCGCCACCTGATGATCCACTCCCTGGGCGCGGTGGGCCGCCAGTTCCAGCATCGCCTGTACCTGCCGCCACGGCGTATCGTAACCAATGGTCACGCCGGTGGTGAGGTTGATTCCCTGTTGCGGGTCACTGGCGCTGAGATTGGTGATTTTACCGCTGACCACCACCGCGTTCGGCAGGGTGACAATATAGTTCTCGCGGGTCAGGATTTTGGTCGCCAGCATGCCGATCTCGCTGACCTTGCCTTCGTTATCGGCGATGCGGATCCAGTCGCCTTTATGCAGCGCACGGGTATAAATCAGCACCAGTCCGCTCATGGCGTGATTCATCACCCCCGCTGAGCCCAGCGTCAACATCAGGCCGAAGAACACGCTAATCCCCTTGAAGGCCAGAGAGTTTGCGCCAGGCAAGAAAGGATAGGCGGCGGAGAGCGCAAAGAGCCAGATAACCACGGCGATAAGCTTTCGCGTGGCGCCGACGGTTTCTGGATGCAGACCGGGGATCTGCAGACGCCCGGCGGCGACCTGATCCAACACCACCTTCAGCAGGCGGATGATAAACCACGTAATCAGAAAGATAAGCAGTACGATCATCAATCCCGGCAGCGCCGACACGATGGACAGCGAAATATCACGAATTACCCCTACTGACCACTCACCGAGCGATTCTCCCCATACCCGGGTCCACGGAAACAGGCTGAATACCCAACTCAGCCAGACATAACCCGCCAGTATCCCTAGCAGTACTAACAGCAGCGCGTATAACCGGCTCTCGACGTTACCGAGAAACCGCCGCCAGCTATGTGGGATCATGCTGCGTTTTTCGAGGATCCGTAGATGGAAAAAACGGCGCACTCGCCGCCATGAGCGAAAAGCGAAATAGCAGGCCAGGGCGAGGAGCAACGCGCCGGCGGCGGATTTCAGCGCCGCCAGCAACAAATAGCGGGTATTGTACTGTTCGCGCAGCGACGTCCTTTGCGCTTCCATACGGGCAAGAACGCGCTGCGCCGCCTGATCCAACGTCAGATCGTCGCCTTCATCGAGGTCAGCCTGGCTTAGCAACATAATAGGTTTGCCATTCATCAGAAACAGCCGCCCCGGCTGGTTGTAGCGGGTGACTGGCACCACCTGTAGCGGCTGGCTGATGTCGGCTTCGGTGAAGGCGCGTAGCGTATTGCGGATGCGCAGAACCCGTTCTTCCGGCGTGGTCTGGCCGAATGTAGCCTGTAGCATGACGATCGGTTGATGGAAAATAGCGACGGTTCGCGCCTGCTCGCGAGCGGTGGGCTGCTGACGAGGTTCTGCCGCGGAAAGCGGGAAGGCCAGCCATAGCAGAAAGCACGCCGTTAACAACGCCTGAATCCTGTTCATATGCGACACCAGAAAAGAGGAATTATTGTTATTTTTCAGCCGGTCAAACTCTGAGCGGCTGCTGGATTGAGCATAGTTCAGCGTCGGGTGAATTCAAGAATTAAGGGGGAGAATACGCCCGACGATGAGCCGCCGGGCGCGGAGGGGATTAGCCGTGTTGTTTACAACCGGCGCACTGCTGATTTTGGATCTGCTGGAAGAAGTCGTTACCTTTATCATCAACGAGAATAAAGGCCGGGAAATCTTCCACTTCGATTTTCCAGATAGCTTCCATTCCCAGCTCCGGATAAGCCACGCACTCGAGGCTCTTAATGCTCTGCTGGGCGAGTACTGCCGCCGGGCCGCCAATGCTGCCGAGGTAGAAACCGCCGTGTTTATGGCAGGCGTCAGTCACCTGCTGGCTGCGGTTACCTTTGGCCAGCATCACCATGCTGGCGCCGTGCGATTGCAGCAGATCGACGTAGGAATCCATTCGTCCTGCGGTGGTCGGGCCGAGAGAACCTGAGGCGTAACCGGCGGGTGTTTTTGCCGGGCCGGCGTAGTAGATCGGGTGATCTTTCACGTACTGCGGCAGCGCTTCGCCGTTATCGATAAGCTCTTTCAGCTTAGCGTGGGCAATGTCGCGGGCCACGATAATGGTGCCGTTAAGGCTCAGACGCGTTGAGACCGGGTGCGCCGACAGCTGCGTCAGGATCTCGCTCATCGACTGATTCAGGTTGATGCTAACCACATTGCCTTCACCCTGTTGGCGCAGGTGTTCAGGGATATATTTCCCCGGGTTGCTCTCCAGTTTTTCGATCCAGATGCCGTCGCGGTTGATTTTAGCTTTGATGTTGCGGTCGGCGGAGCAGGAGACGCCCATACCGATAGGACAGGACGCGCCGTGGCGCGGCAGACGGATAACGCGGATATCGTGGGCAAAATATTTCCCGCCAAACTGCGCGCCGAGGCCGAGATTTTGCGCTTCCTGCAGCAGCTCTTGCTCCAGCTGCACATCGCGGAACGCCTGACCGTGCTCGTTACCCGCGGTCGGCAGGTCGTCATAGTAGCGGGCGGAAGCCAGCTTAACGGTCTTCAGCGTCGCTTCCGCTGAGGTGCCGCCAATCACAAAGGCGATGTGGTAGGGCGGGCAGGCCGCGGTACCGAGGGTACGCATCTTCTCGACGAGGTAGTTTTTCAGCTTCGCCGGGGTGATTAACGCTTTGGTTTCCTGGTACAGATAGGTTTTGTTGGCGGAACCGCCGCCTTTCGCCATGCACAGGAATTTATATTCGTCGCCGTCGACGCTGTAGAGATCGATCTGCGCCGGCAGGTTGGTGCCGGTGTTGACCTCTTTATACATATCCAGCGGCGCATTCTGCGAGTAACGCAGGTTGTCTTCGGTATAGGTGTTATAGACGCCCTGCGCCAGCGCGGCTTCATCGCCGCCGCCCGTCCAAACGCGCTGGCCTTTTTTACCCATGATGATGGCGGTGCCGGTATCCTGGCAGGTGGGCAGCACACCTTTGGCGGCGATTTCGGAATTACGCAGGAACTGCAGCGCGACGTATTTGTCGTTTTCGCTGGCCTGCGGGTCGAGCAGAATGGCCGCGACCTGCTGCTGATGCGAGACGCGCAGCATAAAAGCGGCATCGTGGAAGGCCTGCTGCGCCAGCAGAGTTAACGCCTGCGGTTCAACCTGCAATACTTCCTGGCCCGCGAATTCGGCGACGGAGACGTGCTCTTTGCTGAGCAAAT contains the following coding sequences:
- a CDS encoding mechanosensitive ion channel family protein — protein: MNRIQALLTACFLLWLAFPLSAAEPRQQPTAREQARTVAIFHQPIVMLQATFGQTTPEERVLRIRNTLRAFTEADISQPLQVVPVTRYNQPGRLFLMNGKPIMLLSQADLDEGDDLTLDQAAQRVLARMEAQRTSLREQYNTRYLLLAALKSAAGALLLALACYFAFRSWRRVRRFFHLRILEKRSMIPHSWRRFLGNVESRLYALLLVLLGILAGYVWLSWVFSLFPWTRVWGESLGEWSVGVIRDISLSIVSALPGLMIVLLIFLITWFIIRLLKVVLDQVAAGRLQIPGLHPETVGATRKLIAVVIWLFALSAAYPFLPGANSLAFKGISVFFGLMLTLGSAGVMNHAMSGLVLIYTRALHKGDWIRIADNEGKVSEIGMLATKILTRENYIVTLPNAVVVSGKITNLSASDPQQGINLTTGVTIGYDTPWRQVQAMLELAAHRAQGVDHQVAPVVRKLGLLDWYTSYELQVRLLPETTLPEGRNALHSSIIDVFNEFGVQIMSPNFVMQPKGAVVVAKEDWYTAPAVAPQEGDR
- the fumA gene encoding class I fumarate hydratase FumA, whose translation is MSTKPFVYQDPFPMAHDDTEYYLLSKEHVSVAEFAGQEVLQVEPQALTLLAQQAFHDAAFMLRVSHQQQVAAILLDPQASENDKYVALQFLRNSEIAAKGVLPTCQDTGTAIIMGKKGQRVWTGGGDEAALAQGVYNTYTEDNLRYSQNAPLDMYKEVNTGTNLPAQIDLYSVDGDEYKFLCMAKGGGSANKTYLYQETKALITPAKLKNYLVEKMRTLGTAACPPYHIAFVIGGTSAEATLKTVKLASARYYDDLPTAGNEHGQAFRDVQLEQELLQEAQNLGLGAQFGGKYFAHDIRVIRLPRHGASCPIGMGVSCSADRNIKAKINRDGIWIEKLESNPGKYIPEHLRQQGEGNVVSINLNQSMSEILTQLSAHPVSTRLSLNGTIIVARDIAHAKLKELIDNGEALPQYVKDHPIYYAGPAKTPAGYASGSLGPTTAGRMDSYVDLLQSHGASMVMLAKGNRSQQVTDACHKHGGFYLGSIGGPAAVLAQQSIKSLECVAYPELGMEAIWKIEVEDFPAFILVDDKGNDFFQQIQNQQCAGCKQHG
- the pcaC gene encoding 4-carboxymuconolactone decarboxylase, whose amino-acid sequence is MEDKQRYQQGMEVRRKVLGDAHVDRTLQNLTPLNEEFQDFITRYAWGETWTRPGLDHHTRSMITIAMLIALNREAELKMHLRAAFNNGVTRDELKELIMHSALYCGLPAANATLHLAQQVFAEIDAAQA